From Mycoplasmopsis gallinacea, the proteins below share one genomic window:
- the dnaE gene encoding DNA polymerase III subunit alpha, translated as MKKPIYFHTNTEFSFLQSTIKMNSLFEEVLKNEIDHIALTDVENLYGLPQVWEFAKKNGKKAIIGIELNLERATIIVIAKNFAGYQKINKIIFDRSKGENIELASLEDPNLIIIDHAQKGFYAQNLMPQKMLSNFYWNGKNPILNSQTLYVPTKKVITLDDNQILHYMRKIGNHENDNHTYLDFYDAQDFQDVSDSVYAQMLDVYGQIEAFEISSEIKMAIYDENPRKELEKLIYNDRYEALLKRYSKEEVDQRIAYEISVISSLKFENYFLIIQDVLNFARQQNIYVGPGRGSASGSLISYLLKITSVNPLEYDLLFERFLNVDRISLPDIDIDIQDDRRDELLEYIKNKYGSDKCGLITTFQTLALKGSLRDVGRVMNVPIPEIDLLSNSISKFDTSLEEAYLKNKKYKILIDKLEQRFPNFHYIASKIEGFPRQKGIHAAGVIICNKPLYDVVPYETSDNTLNQVQFSMDYLERYGLIKIDFLGLKNLSLIEQIEKLIPEKEHFDNLINQSYSLFNDQRTFSMLNNLKTLGIFQLESEGMTKAIKDVGIDSFEDIYAIISLFRPGPMQYIPEYAKNKQDPSLINKIHPLYDEIVLPTYGIIVYQEQIMQIAQKVAGMSFAQADLLRRAISKKDETKLHSYKQIFFEGGLKNNINEADLENIYANIEKFAQYGFNKSHAVAYAFISYKLAYYKARFPKQFYKVLLTNASSDLQSIRKYVNEANSQGIKVFSPLINYSSRICEINENGVFLPLIMIKGIGEVACRKIILEIARGGIYQNFFDAYLRMRLVGIGESNIETLIKASAFRQFNNTETLLKNMPMLQSIYEMLESEIKLKKASDKFAEYDSFIEKNKIFEIQMTHYEDDLNEIIKYESTLLGSPYNASITGRYEKDVKLANLKENQYEFLYVYLSKVTKNSKDNMIATISDSSKTVVAYGFSDNVKDLVNFNKPRVIVVGISKSSKGYYIIKSWEELKEDEK; from the coding sequence ATGAAAAAACCAATTTACTTCCATACAAATACCGAATTTTCATTTTTACAATCAACAATAAAAATGAACTCTCTTTTTGAAGAAGTTCTTAAAAATGAGATTGATCATATTGCTTTAACTGATGTAGAAAACCTTTATGGATTACCTCAGGTTTGAGAATTTGCTAAGAAAAATGGTAAAAAGGCAATTATTGGAATTGAGCTTAATTTGGAAAGAGCTACCATTATTGTTATTGCTAAAAATTTTGCTGGATATCAAAAAATTAATAAGATTATTTTTGACCGTAGTAAGGGTGAAAATATCGAACTAGCAAGCTTAGAAGATCCAAATTTAATCATAATTGACCATGCTCAAAAAGGGTTTTATGCTCAAAATTTAATGCCGCAAAAAATGCTTTCAAACTTTTATTGAAACGGTAAAAATCCTATTTTAAATAGCCAAACGCTTTATGTTCCGACTAAAAAAGTAATTACCCTTGATGATAACCAAATCTTGCATTATATGCGTAAAATTGGAAACCACGAAAATGATAATCATACTTACTTAGATTTTTATGATGCTCAAGATTTTCAAGATGTTTCTGATTCTGTTTATGCCCAAATGCTAGATGTATATGGTCAAATTGAAGCTTTTGAAATTTCTTCTGAAATCAAAATGGCAATTTATGATGAAAACCCACGAAAAGAGCTTGAAAAGTTAATTTATAACGATCGTTATGAAGCTTTATTAAAAAGATATTCTAAAGAAGAAGTTGATCAAAGAATTGCCTATGAAATTTCAGTTATTTCATCTTTAAAATTTGAAAATTATTTCTTAATTATCCAAGATGTTTTAAATTTTGCGCGTCAGCAAAACATTTATGTAGGTCCTGGCCGTGGAAGTGCTTCTGGTTCACTTATTTCTTACCTTTTAAAAATTACAAGTGTTAATCCACTTGAATATGATCTTCTTTTTGAACGTTTTTTAAATGTAGATAGAATTTCACTTCCTGATATTGATATTGATATTCAAGATGATCGCAGGGATGAACTGCTTGAATATATCAAAAACAAATATGGAAGTGATAAATGTGGTTTAATTACTACTTTTCAAACTTTAGCTTTAAAAGGTTCGCTTCGTGATGTTGGTCGTGTTATGAACGTGCCAATTCCTGAAATTGATTTGCTTTCAAATTCAATTTCTAAGTTCGATACTTCACTTGAAGAAGCTTATTTAAAGAACAAAAAATACAAAATTTTAATTGATAAATTAGAACAAAGATTCCCTAATTTTCACTACATAGCTTCCAAAATTGAAGGGTTTCCGCGTCAAAAAGGAATTCACGCTGCAGGTGTGATTATTTGCAATAAACCTTTATATGATGTAGTTCCTTATGAAACAAGTGATAATACCTTAAACCAAGTGCAATTTAGCATGGATTATCTTGAACGTTATGGACTAATTAAAATTGACTTTTTAGGGCTTAAAAATCTTTCATTAATTGAACAAATTGAAAAACTTATTCCTGAAAAAGAACACTTTGATAACTTAATTAATCAATCATATTCACTTTTTAATGACCAAAGAACTTTTTCAATGCTTAATAACCTTAAAACCTTAGGGATTTTCCAACTTGAATCTGAGGGTATGACTAAAGCAATTAAAGATGTTGGAATTGATTCATTTGAAGATATTTATGCTATTATTTCTCTTTTTAGACCAGGTCCAATGCAGTATATTCCAGAATATGCAAAAAACAAACAAGATCCAAGTTTAATTAACAAAATTCACCCGCTTTATGATGAAATTGTATTGCCAACTTATGGAATTATTGTATATCAAGAGCAAATTATGCAAATTGCTCAAAAGGTAGCTGGAATGTCATTTGCACAAGCAGATTTACTGCGTAGAGCTATTAGTAAAAAAGATGAAACTAAACTTCATAGCTACAAACAAATTTTCTTTGAAGGTGGACTTAAAAACAATATTAATGAAGCTGATTTAGAAAATATTTATGCTAACATTGAAAAATTTGCTCAGTATGGATTTAACAAATCCCACGCGGTTGCTTATGCTTTTATTTCTTATAAATTAGCCTACTATAAAGCAAGGTTCCCAAAGCAATTTTATAAAGTGCTTTTAACTAATGCTTCAAGCGATTTACAAAGCATTCGTAAGTATGTAAACGAAGCAAATTCACAAGGGATTAAGGTGTTTTCGCCTCTTATTAATTACTCGAGCAGAATTTGTGAAATTAATGAAAACGGTGTCTTTTTACCGCTGATTATGATTAAGGGAATTGGTGAAGTAGCTTGCAGAAAAATTATTCTTGAAATAGCACGTGGCGGCATTTACCAGAACTTTTTTGATGCTTATTTAAGAATGCGCCTTGTAGGTATTGGTGAAAGCAATATTGAAACTTTAATTAAAGCAAGTGCTTTTAGACAATTTAATAACACCGAAACACTTCTTAAAAATATGCCAATGCTCCAAAGTATTTATGAAATGCTTGAAAGCGAAATTAAACTTAAAAAAGCAAGTGATAAATTTGCTGAATATGACTCATTTATAGAGAAAAATAAAATTTTTGAGATTCAAATGACACATTATGAAGATGATCTTAATGAAATTATTAAATATGAATCAACACTACTTGGTTCACCTTATAATGCTTCAATTACAGGTAGATATGAAAAAGATGTTAAGCTTGCAAACTTAAAAGAAAACCAATATGAATTTTTATACGTTTATTTATCAAAAGTAACTAAAAATTCCAAAGACAATATGATTGCAACTATAAGCGATTCCTCAAAAACTGTTGTAGCTTACGGATTTAGTGATAATGTTAAAGATTTAGTTAATTTTAATAAACCAAGGGTAATTGTAGTGGGAATAAGCAAAAGTTCAAAAGGATATTACATTATTAAATCATGAGAGGAACTAAAAGAAGATGAAAAATAA
- a CDS encoding 5'-3' exonuclease has translation MKNKLSLVIDGNYLMFQSFYATYRGDVDKIMRSSKGVPTNALSLFLFQLLKLLNYFEPTHLFVAFDSYSKTKRHELYEEYKSGRTKAPNELWEQFKLIKEILSKLKVNYLENPGDEADDLIATYCSKIQGEKVIFSRDKDLLQLVNSDTSVIEKGDWDYDLIDVDNFVDNYGITPNQIPDYKGLRGDSSDNLKGVKGIGDKTAIKLLNEFHTLENLYDNLESKSITNSVKNKLILDKDSAFFCKQLAILNKEVDVLNLDINAYDINLLDPFEAQEMLDDLELRKVSEYLEEWYDSSQL, from the coding sequence ATGAAAAATAAACTAAGTTTAGTTATTGATGGAAACTATTTAATGTTTCAATCTTTTTATGCAACCTATCGAGGTGATGTCGATAAAATTATGCGTTCTAGCAAAGGAGTTCCTACTAATGCTTTATCACTATTTTTATTTCAGTTATTAAAGCTGCTCAATTACTTTGAACCAACTCATCTTTTTGTAGCTTTTGATTCATACTCAAAAACCAAAAGACATGAGCTATATGAAGAATACAAAAGCGGAAGAACTAAAGCTCCAAATGAACTTTGAGAACAATTTAAACTAATTAAAGAAATTCTTAGTAAGCTAAAAGTTAATTATTTAGAAAATCCAGGTGATGAAGCAGATGATTTAATTGCAACTTATTGCTCTAAAATTCAGGGAGAAAAGGTTATTTTCTCACGTGATAAAGACTTACTTCAGCTTGTAAATAGTGACACATCCGTAATTGAAAAAGGTGATTGAGATTATGATTTAATTGACGTGGATAATTTTGTAGATAATTACGGAATTACTCCAAATCAAATTCCAGATTATAAAGGTCTTAGGGGTGATTCAAGCGATAATTTAAAAGGAGTTAAAGGAATTGGTGATAAAACTGCGATTAAACTTTTAAATGAGTTTCATACCCTTGAAAACCTTTATGATAACCTTGAATCTAAGTCAATTACTAATTCTGTCAAAAACAAGCTTATTTTAGATAAAGACAGCGCTTTTTTCTGTAAACAATTAGCTATTTTAAACAAAGAAGTTGATGTGCTTAATTTAGATATAAATGCCTATGATATAAACCTTTTAGATCCTTTTGAAGCTCAAGAAATGCTTGATGATCTTGAACTTAGAAAAGTTAGTGAGTACCTTGAAGAATGATACGATTCATCGCAATTGTAG
- a CDS encoding dephospho-CoA kinase, with amino-acid sequence MIRFIAIVGKICSGKTTFLNVAKKLGYKVFIADQFINDLYIHSPNFLRIIKEKFGDFVIENNAVSKDKIKQLISLDKSVLTFLESVINDFIKEEFEKNDYDFAELPILKNDVYDFTKYVSQIWNMEINLAERIAFCNKRNVSTQIMEQFDKRNNFNWETMEFFENIKVVNIPLNMRNNSKKIEIFIKKWIKTI; translated from the coding sequence ATGATACGATTCATCGCAATTGTAGGTAAAATTTGTTCTGGAAAAACTACTTTTTTAAATGTAGCTAAAAAGCTAGGTTATAAAGTATTTATTGCAGATCAATTTATTAATGATTTATATATTCATAGTCCAAATTTTCTTAGAATCATTAAAGAAAAATTTGGAGATTTTGTTATTGAAAATAATGCAGTTTCAAAAGACAAAATTAAGCAATTAATTAGCTTAGATAAAAGCGTGCTTACCTTTTTAGAAAGTGTAATTAATGATTTTATTAAGGAAGAATTTGAAAAAAATGATTATGATTTTGCTGAGCTTCCAATTTTAAAAAATGATGTTTATGATTTTACAAAATACGTTTCACAAATATGAAATATGGAAATTAACTTAGCAGAAAGAATTGCTTTTTGCAACAAGCGAAATGTATCAACCCAAATAATGGAACAATTTGATAAACGCAACAATTTCAATTGAGAAACAATGGAATTTTTTGAAAATATTAAAGTGGTAAATATTCCGCTAAATATGAGAAATAATTCCAAAAAAATTGAAATTTTTATAAAAAAATGGATTAAAACCATTTAA
- a CDS encoding replication initiation and membrane attachment family protein — protein MSNNSLRYKYFRLSVNGRIEASDFRNLRTLYAPILKNESILLYEYLNDYLDGAVSKNSEIDFETFIIYLNMSREKINEARKELEAYGLLNTYYDDQASLTVFVLQPPLNGHSIEKNAFVKKFLIERIGETNYKHLINKLNKQNNLNLNELQDVSSSIFEIVDIKKLEISHPSPRLFDSKPVYESPSVSYTLTTEKFMTLGATKNNDGEIKRFVKEVNTPMKLEIGNTHYSNEYEALLKLSCQDFAQQLLNRNLTSSENITIDIWKSHFGDVKIVNLFIYFAIKSHPNAKLTWTKYARAYYDEVKSTKLSSFEEIENYLDGKFKTTNSLIEVYKSKEIMKNVYLKEN, from the coding sequence ATGAGCAATAATTCATTAAGGTACAAATACTTCAGATTATCAGTAAACGGAAGAATTGAAGCTTCTGATTTTCGTAATTTAAGAACACTTTACGCTCCTATTTTGAAAAACGAGTCTATTTTATTATACGAGTATCTTAACGACTATCTTGATGGTGCAGTTTCAAAAAATAGTGAAATTGATTTTGAAACTTTCATTATCTATTTAAATATGTCAAGAGAGAAAATTAATGAAGCTAGAAAAGAATTAGAAGCATATGGGCTTTTAAATACTTATTATGATGATCAAGCTTCATTAACTGTTTTTGTGCTCCAACCTCCACTTAATGGACATAGCATTGAAAAAAATGCTTTTGTTAAGAAGTTCTTAATTGAAAGAATTGGAGAAACTAATTACAAACACTTGATTAATAAACTTAACAAACAAAATAATCTGAATTTAAATGAACTTCAAGATGTTTCTTCAAGTATTTTTGAAATTGTTGATATTAAAAAACTTGAAATTTCACACCCAAGTCCAAGACTTTTTGATTCTAAGCCAGTTTATGAAAGCCCTTCAGTTTCATACACCCTTACAACTGAGAAATTTATGACTCTTGGAGCTACCAAAAACAATGATGGTGAAATCAAACGTTTTGTTAAAGAAGTTAATACACCAATGAAGCTTGAAATTGGTAATACTCACTATTCAAATGAATATGAAGCACTCTTAAAACTTTCATGTCAAGACTTTGCACAGCAATTATTAAATCGTAATTTAACAAGTTCTGAAAACATCACTATTGATATTTGAAAATCACACTTTGGAGATGTGAAAATTGTTAATTTATTCATCTATTTTGCAATCAAATCACACCCAAATGCTAAACTTACTTGAACTAAATATGCTCGTGCATATTATGATGAAGTTAAATCAACTAAACTTTCAAGTTTCGAAGAGATTGAAAACTACCTTGATGGTAAATTTAAAACCACCAATTCACTTATTGAAGTTTATAAATCTAAAGAAATTATGAAAAATGTTTATTTAAAAGAAAACTAA
- the fmt gene encoding methionyl-tRNA formyltransferase yields MKILLAGTPSFSVPIFEEVIKNFEVVAVVSQPDKPANRGYKLEPTPVKLLAEKYNLKVFQPNKISEIYDELEKLDFDVFLSCAFGQFVPDKVLKLAKKAALNVHGSLLPKYRGAAPIQYSLLNGDKQTGITIIYMVNKMDAGDMIFKKSIDIEDTDTSDSLFEKLSILGTENIVSWLKDFEKGNFTAEVQDENQVVLSPKLLKEDALLEPTLTTEEAFNKIRAFSSNPGAYLFVNGKRLKVYYASKKLIKNAPILEFSDGKLYAQDYQFESKKRVKL; encoded by the coding sequence ATGAAAATATTACTTGCTGGAACTCCATCTTTTTCGGTTCCGATTTTTGAAGAAGTTATTAAAAATTTTGAAGTTGTTGCAGTTGTTTCACAGCCAGATAAACCTGCTAATCGTGGGTATAAATTAGAACCTACCCCGGTTAAATTATTAGCTGAAAAATATAACTTAAAAGTATTTCAACCTAATAAAATTTCAGAAATTTATGATGAGCTGGAAAAGCTTGATTTTGATGTTTTTCTTAGCTGCGCTTTTGGTCAATTTGTTCCTGATAAAGTTTTAAAATTAGCTAAAAAAGCAGCCTTAAATGTACATGGATCACTATTACCTAAATACCGCGGGGCAGCTCCGATTCAATACTCACTTTTAAATGGAGATAAGCAAACAGGAATTACCATTATTTATATGGTAAATAAAATGGATGCTGGTGATATGATCTTTAAAAAATCAATTGATATTGAAGATACTGACACAAGTGATTCACTTTTTGAAAAGCTTTCTATTTTAGGCACCGAAAATATTGTTAGCTGATTAAAAGATTTTGAAAAAGGTAATTTTACTGCTGAAGTGCAAGATGAAAACCAGGTGGTTTTAAGTCCAAAACTTCTTAAAGAAGATGCGCTTTTAGAACCAACATTAACTACTGAAGAAGCTTTCAATAAAATTCGTGCTTTTTCATCAAATCCAGGAGCTTATTTATTTGTCAATGGAAAACGTTTAAAGGTATATTATGCAAGTAAAAAGTTAATCAAGAATGCTCCAATTTTGGAATTTAGTGATGGAAAATTATATGCTCAAGATTACCAATTTGAATCTAAAAAAAGAGTCAAACTTTAA
- the gap gene encoding type I glyceraldehyde-3-phosphate dehydrogenase translates to MKKIAINGFGRIGRLVFRRLLETKNSDLEVVAVNDLTDAKTLAHLLKYDTAFGPLAAEVSATENSIVVDGKEIKVFAERDPKNLPWGQLDIDLVIESTGFFVKKDLASLHLEAGAKKVVVSAPAGSDVKTIVYNVNHETLNADDKVISGASCTTNCLAPVVKVLVDNFGLESGFMTTIHSYTGDQRLQDAPHRDLRRARAAAQNMVPTSTGAAKAIGLVIPEAAGVLDGSAVRVPTITGSIVDLTVTLSKQPTVEELNAAFAKAANETMKYETAPIVSSDIIGSSYGSIFDPALTSVLKSENGKNLYKLFSWYDNEMSYVSQLVRTVSYFAKLK, encoded by the coding sequence ATGAAAAAAATCGCTATTAACGGTTTCGGAAGAATCGGTAGATTAGTATTCCGTCGTCTTTTAGAAACAAAAAACTCAGATTTAGAAGTTGTTGCAGTTAACGACTTAACAGATGCTAAAACATTAGCACACTTATTAAAATACGATACAGCTTTTGGACCTTTAGCTGCTGAAGTTTCTGCTACAGAAAACTCAATCGTTGTTGATGGAAAAGAAATTAAAGTATTTGCAGAAAGAGACCCAAAAAACTTACCATGAGGTCAATTAGACATTGATCTTGTTATTGAATCAACAGGTTTCTTTGTTAAAAAAGATCTTGCTTCATTACACTTAGAAGCAGGTGCTAAAAAAGTTGTTGTTTCAGCTCCAGCTGGAAGCGATGTTAAAACAATCGTTTACAACGTAAACCACGAAACATTAAACGCAGATGACAAAGTTATTTCAGGTGCTTCATGTACAACAAACTGTTTAGCTCCAGTTGTTAAAGTATTAGTTGACAACTTCGGACTTGAATCAGGATTTATGACAACAATCCACTCATACACAGGAGACCAAAGATTACAAGATGCGCCTCACCGTGATTTAAGAAGAGCTAGAGCAGCTGCACAAAACATGGTTCCTACATCAACAGGTGCTGCTAAAGCTATCGGATTAGTTATTCCTGAAGCAGCAGGTGTTTTAGACGGTTCAGCAGTTCGTGTTCCTACAATTACAGGATCAATCGTTGACTTAACAGTTACATTATCAAAACAACCTACAGTTGAAGAACTTAACGCTGCATTTGCTAAAGCAGCTAACGAAACAATGAAATATGAAACAGCTCCAATCGTTTCATCAGACATCATTGGTTCATCATACGGATCAATTTTTGACCCAGCTTTAACTTCTGTATTAAAATCAGAAAATGGAAAAAACTTATACAAATTATTCTCATGATACGACAATGAAATGTCATACGTTTCACAACTTGTTAGAACAGTATCATACTTTGCAAAATTAAAATAA
- a CDS encoding redoxin domain-containing protein has product MRKVYFKDQLYHLPDGAQINDQVNLELVQSGTFENVKLDSFDGLTVLATYPSVDTRVCDLQIIRLASMSLERQNVRFIGVSMDLPSAIDVYNNNHPIEKMKLYSDYKTRKLAEFLGVLINEYQLCARSIFVLDKDNKIIYKQVNENTHEQVDFDALEKFLDSAI; this is encoded by the coding sequence ATGAGAAAAGTATATTTTAAAGATCAGTTATACCACCTTCCAGATGGTGCTCAAATTAATGATCAAGTTAATTTAGAATTAGTTCAAAGTGGAACTTTTGAAAATGTAAAGTTAGATAGTTTTGATGGACTTACAGTACTTGCTACTTACCCATCAGTAGATACAAGAGTTTGTGATTTACAAATCATTAGACTTGCTTCAATGTCTCTTGAAAGACAAAATGTACGTTTTATTGGTGTATCAATGGATCTTCCAAGTGCAATTGATGTTTATAACAACAATCACCCAATTGAGAAAATGAAGCTTTATTCAGATTATAAAACTCGAAAATTAGCTGAGTTTTTAGGAGTATTAATAAATGAATACCAATTATGTGCTCGTTCAATTTTCGTGCTTGATAAAGATAACAAAATCATCTACAAACAAGTTAATGAAAACACTCATGAGCAAGTAGATTTTGATGCTCTTGAGAAATTCCTTGATAGCGCTATTTAA
- a CDS encoding GNAT family N-acetyltransferase → MFNKLKRVNDEEKQSLLDYLYQNDPVKNMFIIFDIQTFGLNEEGFATYVTKNDDKFENVFYVYHTNLVIFHKNNNIDPESFFRILEKYQIKNIITASSDVEFFTSIIHKFKRGTKLFQENIASLDVDYFYEKISLDDNSARIFTKEDIPSIIESRKQIKEFEGFASQNLDKNFLEGAFDKDAYWGFVIEKDNKIVSHASISAYTDKTVMIGGVFTLSEYRNQKLATKCMVKLCDYIIKQRGKIPVLFYENPIAGEVYQKLGFKVSGILTVIHVERGEK, encoded by the coding sequence ATGTTTAACAAATTAAAAAGAGTAAATGATGAAGAAAAACAGTCCTTATTAGATTATTTATATCAAAATGATCCAGTAAAAAATATGTTCATTATCTTTGATATTCAGACTTTTGGTTTAAATGAAGAAGGCTTTGCAACATATGTAACTAAAAATGATGATAAATTTGAAAACGTTTTTTATGTTTACCATACCAATTTAGTTATTTTTCACAAAAACAACAACATTGATCCAGAGTCATTTTTCCGAATTTTAGAAAAATACCAAATAAAGAACATAATAACAGCTTCTAGTGATGTTGAGTTTTTCACAAGCATCATTCACAAATTCAAAAGAGGAACAAAACTTTTTCAAGAAAACATTGCTTCATTAGACGTGGATTATTTCTACGAAAAGATTAGTTTAGATGATAATTCAGCAAGAATTTTCACCAAAGAAGATATTCCTTCAATTATTGAATCTAGAAAGCAGATTAAAGAATTTGAAGGTTTTGCAAGTCAAAACTTAGATAAAAACTTCTTAGAAGGCGCTTTTGACAAAGATGCTTACTGAGGGTTTGTTATTGAGAAAGATAATAAAATAGTTTCACATGCTTCAATTAGTGCTTACACAGATAAAACCGTAATGATTGGCGGAGTATTTACCTTATCAGAATATAGAAATCAAAAATTAGCTACCAAATGTATGGTAAAACTTTGTGACTATATTATTAAGCAAAGAGGTAAAATACCAGTACTATTTTATGAAAATCCAATTGCTGGTGAAGTTTATCAAAAACTTGGTTTTAAAGTCAGTGGTATACTTACGGTAATTCACGTTGAAAGAGGAGAAAAGTAA